TTAAATCGCCTCCTTTAACCAACATGTTAATGGCATTTGCACTTCTGATGGCACCTTTAAACCCACGTACTTCATGTAATTTAGCGGAATATGGTTTCATATTTGCCTTTAATGCTTCGAGCGACATGGCTGCGGCAATTTCTGCTTGCTTCAACCAACGATTTGCATCATAAAGGAAAATTGCGCTCATTGCTGTTAAAACATTGGAACCATTAATAGTTGCCAATCCATCGCGTGCCTGTAATCCGGGGATTTTAATTCCTGCTTTTTCTAAGGCTTCTTTTCCATTTAGGAGTTCACCTTTATAATAAGCTTTTCCTTCACCCATCATCAACAATGCAATTTGCGACATGGGGGCCAAATCACCTGAAGCTCCCACAGAGCCTTTTTCGCAAACGTATGGTGTAACACCTTTGTTCAGCATATCCACCAAAGTTTGGGTAATTTCAATTCTTACTCCTGAATTTCCATGGGCATGAACGTTAATTCGTCCCAGCATTGCTCCACGAACATGTTCCAATGGCATGGCATCGCCGATACCGGCAGCATGATTGTATATCAGGTATTTTTGAAAATCTTTTACCTGATCATCATTTAAAACTACTTCCGAGAATTCACCGATTCCGGTATTTACGCCATACATGATTTCACCTGCTATGATTTTGTTCTCAAGCATGGTGCGGCATTTATTAATACGTTTAATTGCATCGGGGTGCAATTCCACTTTTTTTGAATGACGAGCTACCGCTACTACGTCCTCAATTGTTAATCCCGATCCTGTAATAATGTAAGTCATATTTTTATGTTTTTAGGTTAATGTGCATGCGTGTTTGTGTGTTAATGTGTTTGTGTTAATGTGTTTATATTTTTATGTGTTTATGTGTTTATTTTTTAGGCATTTACGTTAACACTTAAACTCTCATTTACGTTAACACCTAAACACTCAAAAACGTTAACACAATCTTTCTAAACATCCTCCCTCAAAGCATCCGGGATATTAAGAGGTACTGATTGCAGAAAGCTGACTGTTACATTCATAGCATCACTCATAATTTGATCATCTTTAATAAAACTGACAACCTTTCGATATTCTCCGATAAATTCTTCAATAAAAGGGGACGATTTTTTTGGTCTTCTGAACTCCAATGCCTGAGCCGCATTAAATAATTCGATGGCTAAAA
Above is a genomic segment from Bacteroidota bacterium containing:
- a CDS encoding aromatic amino acid ammonia-lyase → MTYIITGSGLTIEDVVAVARHSKKVELHPDAIKRINKCRTMLENKIIAGEIMYGVNTGIGEFSEVVLNDDQVKDFQKYLIYNHAAGIGDAMPLEHVRGAMLGRINVHAHGNSGVRIEITQTLVDMLNKGVTPYVCEKGSVGASGDLAPMSQIALLMMGEGKAYYKGELLNGKEALEKAGIKIPGLQARDGLATINGSNVLTAMSAIFLYDANRWLKQAEIAAAMSLEALKANMKPYSAKLHEVRGFKGAIRSANAINMLVKGGDLKEGKVKCKVQDAYSMRSTPQVVGAAHDALAYARSQVEIELNGVGDNPIFFPDENLQLSGANFQGTPVSVPVDMAGACITMVSVMSERRMNRLNNPALSVGLPAFLTKGAGMFSGLMLSQYTADMQIVEQRILSAPAFVQSIPAAADQEDFVSMGMNTALKNNQILDNAYGILGIEFMAAAQALDFREYNFGQGVTKAKEIIRKYVDFLDIDRPLFDDHNAMKALVKSGEILEEVEKVVGSLE